A window of the Synechococcus sp. JA-3-3Ab genome harbors these coding sequences:
- a CDS encoding sulfate/molybdate ABC transporter ATP-binding protein, which produces MGITIAGVSKRFGEFQALYPTDLTIPTGSLVALLGPSGSGKSTLLRLIAGLEKPDTGRIFLTGRDATHASVQERNVGFVFQHYALFKHMTVRQNIAFGLEIRRLPRAEIRARVDELLELVQLSGFGDHYPSQLSGGQRQRVALARALAVEPQVLLLDEPFGALDARVRKELRQWLRRLHDEVHVTTVLVTHDQEEAMEVADQIVVMNQGRIEQVGSPAEIYDHPATPFVMSFIGPVNELSPRSVLSCQLPEAQAGPHRLFLRPHDVQIELSPTSSGVSAWVKEIIHLGREIQAELVLSDGGSLWAHLSREQYASQPLHIGQQVYVRPRVIKAFPIKKTEMTAMAVGA; this is translated from the coding sequence ATGGGCATCACCATTGCAGGGGTATCGAAGCGCTTCGGCGAGTTTCAGGCGCTCTACCCTACCGATCTCACCATCCCCACGGGATCCCTAGTGGCTTTGTTGGGGCCGTCGGGTTCTGGCAAATCTACCCTGCTGCGCCTGATTGCCGGCCTGGAGAAGCCAGACACGGGGCGGATTTTCCTCACCGGGCGGGATGCCACCCACGCCAGCGTCCAGGAGCGCAACGTCGGCTTTGTCTTCCAGCACTACGCCCTGTTTAAGCACATGACGGTGCGGCAGAACATTGCCTTTGGCCTGGAGATCCGCAGGCTGCCAAGAGCTGAAATTCGGGCACGGGTGGACGAGCTGCTGGAGCTGGTGCAACTGTCGGGGTTTGGGGATCACTACCCCTCCCAGCTTTCGGGGGGGCAGCGGCAGCGGGTGGCCCTGGCCCGTGCTCTGGCGGTGGAGCCGCAGGTGTTGCTTTTGGATGAGCCCTTCGGGGCGCTGGATGCCAGAGTGCGCAAGGAGCTGCGCCAGTGGCTGCGGCGCCTACACGACGAGGTGCATGTCACCACCGTCCTGGTTACCCACGACCAAGAAGAGGCTATGGAGGTGGCCGACCAAATTGTGGTCATGAACCAGGGGCGGATCGAACAGGTGGGATCCCCTGCCGAGATCTACGATCATCCGGCCACTCCCTTTGTCATGAGCTTTATTGGCCCGGTCAACGAGCTCTCGCCCCGCTCCGTATTATCCTGCCAGCTCCCTGAAGCGCAGGCCGGCCCGCATCGGCTTTTCTTGCGCCCCCATGATGTCCAAATTGAGCTCAGCCCCACCAGCAGCGGTGTCTCGGCTTGGGTCAAAGAGATCATCCACCTAGGGCGGGAGATCCAGGCGGAGCTGGTCTTGAGCGATGGCGGATCCCTTTGGGCCCACCTTAGCCGCGAGCAATACGCCAGCCAGCCCCTGCACATAGGGCAGCAGGTTTACGTGCGCCCCAGGGTAATCAAAGCCTTCCCCATCAAGAAAACGGAAATGACAGCCATGGCGGTGGGAGCTTAG
- a CDS encoding sulfate ABC transporter substrate-binding protein, with translation MRDGEVEKFLGMAVKMEGAAGKPLGIPSPVAVAWWGRAGRWLAVGFLLLGLGGCGVGSHGEVRILLASFAVTRDAYRQIIPAFEAHWLAQTGQRVRVESSYAGSATQARAVIEGLDADVVALALGLDVERIVAAGLIRPGWESRTPNQGIVTRSVAAIVTRQGNPRGIRSWLDLARPGLQVITANPKTSGGARWNFLALWSAVPEPQALAFTTQVYKNVRVLPRDSREATDVFFQKGQGDALLTYEHEVILAGLRGQPLPYVVPDPNISIDNPVAVVDANVDRKGTRAVAEAFVDYLFTPEAQRAFAKVGFRPVEPTVAQEFAWRYPPVEKLVTVADLGGWETIQNRFFADGALFDRIQAEL, from the coding sequence GTGAGGGACGGAGAAGTGGAGAAGTTTTTGGGGATGGCGGTGAAGATGGAAGGGGCAGCGGGGAAGCCATTGGGGATCCCTTCACCCGTCGCGGTGGCCTGGTGGGGGAGAGCGGGGCGGTGGCTGGCGGTGGGATTCCTTCTGCTGGGGCTAGGTGGCTGTGGGGTGGGATCCCACGGGGAAGTGAGGATTCTTCTGGCTTCTTTTGCGGTGACCCGCGATGCCTACCGCCAGATCATCCCTGCCTTTGAGGCCCATTGGCTGGCCCAGACCGGACAACGGGTGCGGGTGGAAAGCAGCTACGCCGGCTCGGCAACGCAGGCGCGGGCGGTCATCGAGGGGCTGGATGCCGATGTGGTGGCCCTGGCCCTAGGCCTGGATGTGGAGCGCATTGTGGCTGCCGGCCTGATTCGGCCAGGCTGGGAAAGCCGCACCCCCAACCAGGGGATCGTCACCCGCTCGGTGGCGGCCATCGTCACGCGACAGGGCAACCCCCGTGGTATCCGCTCTTGGCTGGATCTGGCTCGGCCCGGCCTGCAGGTGATTACCGCCAACCCCAAAACCTCCGGGGGTGCCCGCTGGAACTTTTTGGCCCTCTGGAGCGCTGTCCCTGAGCCGCAGGCCCTAGCCTTCACTACTCAGGTCTACAAAAACGTCCGCGTCCTGCCGCGGGACTCGCGGGAGGCTACGGATGTCTTTTTCCAAAAAGGGCAGGGGGATGCCCTGCTCACCTACGAACATGAGGTGATCCTGGCGGGCTTGCGCGGCCAGCCCTTGCCCTACGTGGTGCCGGATCCCAACATTTCCATCGACAACCCGGTAGCGGTGGTGGATGCCAACGTAGACCGCAAGGGCACCCGCGCCGTGGCCGAAGCCTTTGTGGACTATCTCTTTACGCCCGAGGCGCAGCGGGCCTTTGCCAAGGTGGGTTTTCGGCCAGTGGAGCCCACGGTGGCGCAAGAGTTTGCCTGGCGTTACCCTCCTGTTGAGAAACTGGTAACCGTTGCCGACCTAGGCGGCTGGGAGACAATCCAAAACCGCTTCTTTGCCGATGGAGCTTTGTTTGACCGCATTCAAGCCGAGTTGTAG
- a CDS encoding bifunctional acetate--CoA ligase family protein/GNAT family N-acetyltransferase: protein MRRRPDPSLDIWKARSHPLDPIFLPRSVAVVGATEREGSVGRTVLWNLISHPFGGTVYPVNPKRHQVLGIRAYERLSALPEPVDLAIIAIPAAGVPAVIQECVEAGVKGAIVLSAGFKEIGPEGLELEKAIQEAARGKLRLIGPNCLGIQNPHTGLNATFAAQMARPGNVGFISQSGALCTSILDWSLQENVGFSAFISLGSMLDVGWGDLIDYLGQDPHTHSIVLYMESVGDARSFLSAAREVALSKPIIVIKAGRTQAAAQAAASHTGSLTGSDAVLDAAFRRCGVLRVDHIEDLFDMAEVLAKQPRPQGPHLSILTNAGGPGVLATDALIRAGGSLASLAPETLEQLSQILPPHWSHGNPIDVLGDAGPERFAQALEIVLRDPGSQGCLVILTPQAMTDPTATAAKVVETWRRSGSRQPILASWMGGALVDAGEQILNQAGIPTYRYPDQAARVFSYLWRFSDNLKALYETPTLPPARAVERDRVHQILSQARQQGRTLLTEVESKEILAAYGIPVVPTRVAASSEAAVEAAEAIGYPVVLKLYSHTLTHKSDVGGVQLNLPDAEAVRRAYQQIQTNVAEKAGSQHFQGVTVQPMVPTNGYELILGSSEDPQFGPVLLFGSGGQLVEVFQDRSIGLPPLNTTLARRLMENTLIYKALKGVRGRRAVDLEALEQLLVRFSQLVAEQREIKEIDINPLLASSEGLLALDARVILRAEQEPPVPLAIRPYPTQYIWSFRDGITIRPIRPEDEPLVIQFHRHVSDYSIYLRYFHPIKYSARIAHERLIRICFNDYDREIALVAEKQEPEATILGISRLSKRHGLPEEAEFALLVADPYQRQGIGTELLTRLIQVARCEGIRRLAGEVLSENEGMRRLCKRLGFQLLPSPEDPGLLNATLDLAADAAPPHPLPRLGIPGLKTVCRLDYRRIVP from the coding sequence ATGCGGCGCCGCCCTGACCCCAGCCTCGACATCTGGAAGGCCAGATCCCACCCCTTAGATCCCATTTTTCTGCCCCGCTCGGTGGCGGTGGTGGGGGCAACAGAGCGGGAGGGCAGTGTTGGGCGCACGGTCTTGTGGAACCTGATCAGCCACCCGTTTGGGGGCACGGTCTACCCGGTCAACCCCAAGCGGCACCAGGTGTTGGGCATCCGGGCCTATGAGCGGCTGTCTGCTTTGCCGGAGCCGGTGGATCTGGCCATCATCGCCATCCCGGCAGCCGGGGTGCCGGCGGTTATTCAAGAATGCGTCGAGGCCGGCGTCAAGGGAGCTATTGTCCTCTCGGCGGGCTTTAAGGAAATCGGCCCCGAGGGGCTGGAGCTGGAAAAGGCCATCCAAGAGGCTGCCCGCGGCAAGCTGCGCCTGATTGGCCCCAACTGCCTGGGGATCCAAAACCCCCACACGGGCCTAAATGCCACCTTTGCGGCCCAGATGGCCCGGCCCGGCAACGTGGGCTTTATCAGCCAAAGCGGGGCCCTCTGCACCTCGATCCTAGACTGGAGCCTGCAGGAAAATGTCGGCTTTAGCGCCTTTATCTCCCTGGGATCGATGCTGGATGTGGGCTGGGGGGATCTCATCGACTACCTGGGCCAGGATCCCCATACCCACAGCATCGTCCTCTACATGGAATCCGTCGGGGATGCGCGGTCGTTTTTGTCGGCGGCCCGCGAGGTGGCGCTGAGCAAGCCCATCATCGTCATCAAGGCGGGGCGCACCCAGGCGGCGGCCCAGGCGGCGGCCTCCCACACGGGATCCCTCACCGGCAGCGACGCGGTTTTGGATGCGGCCTTCCGCCGCTGCGGCGTGCTGCGGGTGGATCACATTGAAGATCTCTTCGACATGGCAGAGGTGCTGGCCAAACAGCCCCGTCCGCAAGGGCCCCACCTCAGCATCCTCACCAATGCCGGCGGGCCAGGGGTGCTGGCCACCGACGCCCTCATTCGCGCCGGCGGATCCCTGGCCTCTCTTGCCCCGGAGACGCTGGAGCAGCTCAGCCAGATCCTGCCGCCCCACTGGAGCCACGGCAACCCCATCGACGTTTTGGGCGATGCCGGGCCGGAGCGCTTTGCCCAGGCGCTGGAGATCGTGCTGCGGGATCCCGGCAGCCAGGGCTGTCTGGTGATCCTCACCCCCCAGGCGATGACAGATCCCACCGCCACGGCCGCCAAGGTGGTGGAGACCTGGCGGCGCAGCGGATCTCGCCAACCCATCCTGGCCAGTTGGATGGGGGGAGCCCTGGTGGATGCCGGCGAGCAGATCCTCAACCAGGCCGGGATCCCCACCTACCGCTACCCCGACCAGGCGGCGCGGGTGTTTAGCTACTTGTGGCGCTTTAGCGACAACCTCAAGGCCCTCTACGAAACTCCCACTTTGCCCCCTGCAAGAGCGGTCGAGCGGGATAGGGTGCACCAAATCCTCAGCCAAGCCCGGCAGCAAGGTCGCACGCTCTTAACCGAGGTCGAGTCCAAGGAGATCCTAGCCGCCTACGGGATCCCGGTGGTGCCCACGCGGGTGGCAGCAAGTTCGGAAGCGGCGGTGGAAGCTGCTGAGGCCATAGGCTACCCGGTGGTGCTGAAGCTTTACTCCCACACCCTCACCCACAAAAGCGACGTAGGCGGCGTGCAGCTCAACCTGCCCGATGCCGAAGCCGTGCGGCGGGCCTACCAGCAGATCCAGACTAATGTTGCCGAAAAAGCCGGATCCCAGCACTTTCAAGGGGTGACGGTGCAGCCCATGGTTCCCACCAACGGCTACGAGCTGATCCTGGGCAGCAGCGAGGATCCCCAGTTTGGGCCGGTGTTGCTCTTTGGCAGCGGCGGCCAACTGGTGGAGGTGTTTCAAGATCGCTCCATCGGCCTTCCCCCCCTCAACACTACCTTGGCGCGGCGCTTGATGGAGAATACCCTCATCTACAAGGCCCTCAAGGGGGTGCGGGGACGCCGAGCCGTGGATCTGGAGGCCCTGGAGCAGCTTTTGGTGCGCTTCAGCCAACTGGTGGCCGAGCAGCGGGAGATTAAAGAGATCGACATCAATCCGCTGCTGGCTTCCAGCGAGGGCCTGCTGGCTTTGGATGCCCGCGTCATTTTGCGCGCGGAGCAAGAACCACCCGTGCCGTTGGCCATCCGCCCCTATCCCACCCAGTACATCTGGAGCTTCCGGGACGGCATCACCATCCGCCCCATCCGCCCTGAAGACGAGCCGCTGGTAATCCAGTTTCATCGCCACGTCTCCGACTACAGCATCTACCTGCGCTACTTCCACCCCATCAAATACAGCGCCCGCATCGCCCACGAGCGCTTAATCCGCATCTGCTTCAACGACTACGACCGCGAGATCGCCCTGGTGGCGGAAAAACAGGAGCCAGAAGCCACAATCCTCGGCATCAGCCGCCTCTCCAAAAGACACGGCCTCCCCGAAGAGGCGGAGTTTGCCCTGCTGGTGGCGGATCCCTATCAACGGCAGGGGATCGGCACGGAGCTGCTGACCCGCCTGATTCAGGTGGCCCGCTGCGAAGGAATCCGGCGTCTGGCCGGCGAGGTGCTCAGCGAAAACGAGGGCATGCGCCGCCTGTGCAAGCGGCTAGGGTTCCAGTTGCTCCCCTCCCCGGAGGATCCCGGCCTCCTCAATGCCACGCTGGATCTCGCTGCCGACGCGGCGCCCCCCCACCCCCTGCCCCGCCTAGGGATCCCTGGTCTAAAAACGGTTTGCCGACTGGATTACCGTAGAATAGTTCCTTAG
- the adhE gene encoding bifunctional acetaldehyde-CoA/alcohol dehydrogenase: MPVTNLEELEALIQQVKAAQAEYATFTQEQVDRIFHKAALAANNERIPLAKLAVEETGMGIVEDKVIKNHFASEYIYNKYKHEKTCGVIERDESFGYERIAEPVGLLAGIVPVTNPTSTTIFKALITLKTRNAIIFSPHPRAKRCTIAAAKVVKEAAEAAGAPVGLIGWIDEPTIELSQALMQHPEVKLILATGGPGMVKAAYSSGHPSLGVGAGNTPAVIDASADIPTAVSSILLSKTFDNGMICASEQAVIVVEAVYEQVKAEFCHRGAYFLDPEQTQAVRRILLKDGRLNPAIVGQSVQTIAALAGIQVPEGSKLLIGEVEKVGPEEPFSYEKLAPVLALYRAKDFPSAVDMAVQVVNFGGRGHTSVLYTDPANRDDIAYFENALQTARVLINTPSSQGAIGDLYNFRLDPSLTLGCGTWGGNSVSDNVGPRHLLNIKTVAYRRENMLWFRVPPKIYFKPGCLPVALRELAGKKRAFLVTDRPLFELGVLQAVTRVLDELQIKWDVYHDVEPDPTLSAVNRGLEQLRQFQPDVIIAVGGGSPMDAAKVMWLMYEQPQLEFEGLATRFMDIRKRVYELPPLGQKAQLVCIPTTSGTGSEVTPFAVVTDDRVGIKYPLADYALTPSMAIVDPDLTLKMPKKLTAYGGLDALTHALEAYVSVMASEFTDGLALQAIKLLMTYLPRAYEKGAEDPEAREKVHYAATIAGMAFANAFLGVCHSLAHKLGSTFHLPHGLANALMITHVIRYNATDAPFKQAIFPQYRYPNAKHRYAEIADYLQLGGANDDEKVMRLIEAIEELKRKLGIPATIREALSESEQAFYDRLEAMAEQAFDDQCTGANPRYPLIQDMKELYVLAYRGCRVEAALYHQPEPVLA, from the coding sequence ATGCCTGTCACCAACCTCGAGGAACTGGAAGCTCTGATCCAACAGGTAAAAGCTGCCCAGGCTGAGTATGCCACCTTCACCCAGGAACAGGTGGATCGGATCTTTCACAAAGCTGCCCTGGCCGCCAACAACGAACGGATCCCGCTGGCCAAGCTGGCCGTGGAAGAGACCGGCATGGGGATTGTGGAAGACAAGGTGATCAAAAATCACTTTGCCTCTGAATACATTTACAACAAATACAAACACGAGAAAACCTGTGGCGTCATCGAGCGGGACGAGAGTTTTGGCTACGAGCGCATTGCCGAGCCGGTGGGGCTTTTGGCGGGCATTGTGCCAGTCACCAACCCCACTTCGACAACCATTTTCAAAGCTCTCATCACCCTGAAAACCCGCAACGCCATCATCTTTTCCCCTCACCCCCGCGCCAAACGATGCACCATTGCCGCGGCCAAGGTGGTCAAGGAGGCGGCTGAGGCAGCCGGTGCGCCTGTGGGGTTGATCGGCTGGATCGACGAGCCCACCATCGAGCTGTCTCAGGCTTTGATGCAACATCCGGAGGTGAAGTTGATCCTGGCCACCGGGGGCCCTGGCATGGTCAAGGCGGCCTATTCCTCCGGCCACCCCTCGCTGGGTGTGGGGGCGGGCAACACGCCGGCGGTGATCGACGCCAGCGCCGACATTCCCACAGCTGTCAGCTCGATCTTGCTCAGCAAAACTTTTGACAACGGCATGATCTGCGCCTCGGAACAGGCGGTGATCGTGGTGGAGGCCGTTTATGAGCAGGTGAAGGCGGAGTTTTGCCATCGAGGGGCCTACTTTTTGGATCCGGAACAGACGCAAGCGGTGCGCCGCATTCTCCTCAAGGATGGCCGTCTCAATCCAGCTATTGTTGGCCAATCGGTGCAGACCATCGCTGCTCTGGCCGGGATCCAGGTACCCGAAGGCAGCAAGCTGCTGATTGGGGAAGTGGAGAAGGTGGGGCCCGAAGAGCCGTTTTCCTACGAAAAATTGGCTCCTGTTTTGGCCCTCTACCGCGCCAAGGATTTCCCCAGCGCTGTCGATATGGCCGTCCAAGTGGTCAATTTCGGGGGGCGGGGCCACACCTCTGTTTTGTATACCGATCCCGCCAATCGGGACGATATTGCCTACTTTGAAAATGCCCTACAAACAGCGCGGGTGCTGATCAACACCCCCTCTTCCCAGGGAGCAATTGGGGATCTCTATAACTTCAGGCTGGATCCCTCGCTCACCCTAGGCTGTGGCACTTGGGGGGGCAATTCGGTCTCGGACAATGTGGGGCCGCGCCACCTGCTCAACATTAAAACGGTGGCCTACCGGCGGGAAAATATGCTCTGGTTTCGGGTGCCGCCCAAGATCTACTTCAAGCCGGGATGTCTACCGGTGGCGCTGCGGGAGTTGGCCGGCAAAAAACGGGCTTTTTTGGTTACCGATAGGCCCCTCTTCGAGCTGGGCGTGCTGCAGGCGGTTACCCGGGTTTTGGACGAACTGCAGATCAAGTGGGATGTCTACCACGACGTGGAGCCGGATCCCACCCTCAGCGCCGTCAACCGCGGCCTGGAGCAGCTGCGCCAGTTTCAGCCGGATGTCATCATCGCCGTGGGCGGCGGATCCCCCATGGACGCGGCCAAGGTGATGTGGCTGATGTACGAGCAGCCCCAGCTGGAGTTTGAAGGCCTGGCCACGCGCTTTATGGACATCCGCAAGCGGGTCTACGAGCTGCCGCCGCTGGGGCAAAAAGCCCAACTGGTCTGCATCCCCACCACTTCCGGGACGGGATCCGAGGTGACGCCCTTTGCCGTAGTCACCGACGACCGGGTGGGGATCAAGTACCCACTGGCCGACTACGCCCTCACCCCCAGCATGGCCATTGTGGATCCGGATCTCACTTTGAAGATGCCCAAGAAGCTAACCGCCTACGGCGGCCTCGATGCCCTTACCCATGCCCTGGAAGCCTATGTCTCGGTGATGGCCAGCGAGTTTACCGATGGGCTGGCGCTGCAGGCGATTAAGCTGCTGATGACCTACCTGCCGCGGGCCTACGAGAAGGGGGCCGAAGATCCAGAAGCCAGAGAAAAAGTCCACTACGCCGCCACCATTGCCGGCATGGCCTTTGCCAACGCCTTTTTGGGGGTGTGCCACTCCTTGGCCCACAAGCTGGGATCCACCTTCCACCTGCCCCACGGCCTGGCCAATGCCCTGATGATTACCCACGTCATCCGCTACAACGCCACCGACGCCCCCTTTAAGCAGGCCATCTTCCCCCAATACCGCTACCCCAACGCCAAGCACCGCTATGCCGAGATTGCCGATTACCTGCAGTTGGGCGGAGCCAATGATGATGAAAAGGTCATGCGCCTCATTGAGGCCATCGAGGAGCTAAAGCGGAAGCTAGGGATCCCGGCTACCATCCGCGAGGCCCTCAGCGAGAGCGAGCAGGCGTTCTACGACCGTCTGGAGGCGATGGCGGAGCAGGCTTTCGATGATCAATGCACCGGCGCCAACCCCCGCTACCCGCTGATTCAGGACATGAAGGAGCTGTACGTCTTGGCCTACCGGGGCTGCCGGGTGGAGGCTGCCCTCTACCACCAGCCGGAGCCGGTGTTGGCCTAG
- a CDS encoding OsmC family protein produces MEVRVTYQNGVQFQAQSRGHRILSDQPLDNHGQDQGMTPPEWFLASLGACVGFYAVKYLEARQLDPKGLEVVVTADKVEHPARLDNICIRVKSGIPLDEKHQKGLEKAVDACIIHNTLTHPPKMTTEIQVPAPVGA; encoded by the coding sequence GTGGAAGTGCGCGTAACCTACCAAAATGGCGTTCAATTTCAAGCCCAAAGCCGCGGCCATCGCATCCTCAGCGATCAGCCTTTGGACAACCACGGCCAAGATCAGGGAATGACGCCGCCGGAGTGGTTTTTGGCCTCTTTGGGTGCTTGTGTGGGGTTCTATGCCGTCAAGTATTTGGAAGCGCGGCAGTTGGATCCCAAAGGGCTGGAAGTGGTTGTTACCGCAGATAAAGTCGAGCACCCTGCCCGCCTAGACAACATTTGCATTCGGGTGAAAAGTGGGATCCCGCTCGACGAAAAACACCAAAAAGGGTTGGAAAAGGCAGTCGATGCGTGCATCATCCACAACACCCTTACCCATCCCCCAAAAATGACCACTGAGATCCAGGTTCCCGCGCCTGTTGGCGCTTAG
- the pflA gene encoding pyruvate formate-lyase-activating protein — MDTPLNPLTPITGRIHSVETCGTVDGPGIRFVIFLQGCPLRCLYCHNPDCRDPNAGQVVTVDSLMAEIQRCRNYYLKGGGVTASGGEPLMQPNFVAEIFRRCHELDLHTALDTSGYAPLGVAKPVLAHTDLVLLDIKSYLPELYRKVTGVSLQPTLDLARYLDQIHKPTWIRFVLVPGLTDPEENIKGLAEFVATLSNVERVEVLPFHKMGEYKWQQLGLPYTLSDVQPPTPEQINHALQIFRERGLVAV, encoded by the coding sequence ATGGATACCCCGCTCAACCCCTTGACGCCGATAACCGGCCGCATTCACTCGGTCGAGACCTGTGGCACGGTAGATGGGCCAGGGATCCGCTTTGTCATCTTTCTGCAGGGCTGTCCTCTGCGCTGTCTGTACTGCCACAATCCCGACTGTCGGGATCCCAATGCCGGCCAGGTGGTGACGGTGGATTCCCTCATGGCGGAGATCCAGCGCTGCCGCAACTACTACCTCAAGGGCGGGGGAGTCACGGCCAGCGGGGGGGAACCGTTGATGCAGCCCAACTTTGTGGCGGAGATTTTCCGCCGCTGCCATGAGCTGGACTTGCACACGGCTCTAGATACTTCCGGCTATGCGCCCTTGGGCGTGGCCAAGCCGGTGTTGGCCCATACAGACTTGGTGCTACTGGATATCAAGTCCTATCTGCCGGAGCTCTATCGCAAAGTTACCGGCGTTTCGCTGCAGCCCACTCTCGATCTGGCTCGCTATTTGGATCAGATTCACAAGCCCACCTGGATTCGTTTTGTGCTGGTTCCCGGGCTAACAGATCCCGAGGAAAACATCAAGGGCTTGGCCGAGTTTGTGGCCACGCTCTCCAACGTGGAGCGGGTGGAAGTTTTGCCCTTTCACAAGATGGGGGAATACAAATGGCAGCAGTTGGGATTGCCCTATACCCTCAGCGATGTTCAGCCGCCCACCCCGGAACAGATCAACCACGCTTTGCAGATCTTTCGCGAGCGGGGATTGGTGGCAGTTTAG
- a CDS encoding pentapeptide repeat-containing protein encodes MSYSVLDLVRDYAAGRRDFQEIELPQADLRGIHLAGADLRSADFRGANLAGANLRGCDLSFADFTGANLSGADLRGCLLFGSDFRGALLEGALLDHADYDAYTHFPAGFDPKAHRLHNISAGVSQ; translated from the coding sequence ATGAGCTATAGCGTTTTGGACTTGGTTAGAGACTACGCGGCGGGACGGCGCGATTTCCAGGAGATCGAGCTGCCCCAGGCCGACTTGCGGGGCATCCACCTAGCCGGTGCCGACCTGCGCTCTGCTGATTTCAGAGGGGCCAACCTGGCAGGCGCCAACCTGCGGGGGTGTGACCTCAGCTTTGCCGATTTCACCGGCGCCAACCTATCGGGAGCGGATCTGCGGGGATGCCTGCTTTTCGGCAGCGATTTCCGCGGTGCCCTCTTGGAGGGGGCTTTGCTGGATCACGCCGATTACGATGCCTATACCCATTTCCCGGCGGGCTTTGATCCCAAAGCCCATCGCCTGCACAACATCTCGGCAGGTGTTTCCCAGTAG